In the genome of Plutella xylostella chromosome 6, ilPluXylo3.1, whole genome shotgun sequence, the window GCTCTGGGGGTCTACTTCAGGCCGCGAGGGTCTACTCCGGGCGAGCGCGAGGCTGGTGGCTGCACGTTCCACCACGCGGGCGCTTGATGATGCCGCCGTGGTGAAGACATTCGTGCAGTATGGACTTGGACAGAAGGTagtctatttatttactttacttGCTTAAAAGTTAAATGCCTAcaagtagtaggtatatttcacATACCGCTACCAAAGCAACGATGTAATCTGGACTACCTACGATTTCGTCTGAACCTATAAGCATAAAGCGAAAGAACTTTGTCAAAATCCTAATGCGGTTAATGACATAGCTCGgtcttatatacctacctataacaaTAAACAACAGGAAATCATACGTATTTAGCAAACACTtaagtatttctttatttattccaCAGGACGGACCATTCTGGGGTCCCCTAGGGGTGGCGGGCTGCGCGTCCACGCTCGCCTACCTGCAAGTGGACAAGTTGCTGTGGCTCATCGACTGTGGCCTGGTCACTGTCTCTAAAGACACAGACTACAAGTGCCGAGTAGCGCATAAGCTCTTCTGGGCCTTGTATTCTGCTATTGGATTAGTCAGGTAGgtttttttacattgtttCGGTTTAAATCCTGACGTAAAAATTAGTGGGTACGgttgaaatacctacttagatataTGTCTCTGTGACCACATTTACACAGATACGAGCTTGCTATATACGAGACACCATTTTAAGACAGATTTTAaccatatttcataaaaatgggCCTTTCAAAATATTAAGAGTATTCCCAGCAGAGgggaaaaaaaaaagagaaaaaagaaaaagaaaaaaaaagaacaatatatatataaaagatagaatatatataaatgaaacttccttaccgagtagaaagtagataaaagaattaaaaactatctcataaaaattaccactcttcaaaaggcacggacataaagtctgtggagtgataataatttattaaaaaaaaaaaaaaataaaaaaaaaaatattaagagtAGTTGAAAATGCTAATGAATTTCGTTTCCAGATCCATCCGCGAGCTCCACAAAGCGGCAGAGGAACTAAAATCTCCGAAACGCAGAAAATGTGCATCTGCACGTTTCACACAAGCGTCTCTCTTCACTAGCAAGCTACTCTGTGACGTCATCCACACAGTGAGCTATCTGCCCGAGGGTTATCTGTGGGGCGGCCGCTTGTCTATGCCCCAGGCGAGTGGGGCAGCCACCGTGTCTGCTGTGTTGGCGTTGGTACACCACTATCATGCTAAGAGATTAGCGCCTGTAAGCTAGCAGTGTTGAGGTAACGGTTGACTGTTAAAACTCTTTAAAATATTGCACAAAGATGCTGCGATGCATAAAGCCTATAAAAGAAAggagataagtaggtaagtatatggtTATGTAGACTTATCAGACGAAAGTTATAtgtggatttaaaaaaaatcagatGAGAtagattatacagggtgacttTTTAGTCACTAACGAAATTTTTTCCATGAGTTAGGTATGTACAATAGAGTCGatttcaatgaaaaaattagtaggtaaatttttcatgatttattttttttgtatcccgaaatattggtaaaatatGGTCACTGAGTCACTGAGCAATAAATGTTAAAAGCGATAGGTTTCTCACGAAACAAACAAAGCCGAAATTAGACCTTATTGCCGCCATAAACCAATAAACTCTCGTTTAGCGTGAAAAAGGGGCGGAGCTTCATTTTGCAAAGGATGCCGCCGCTAATGGGTAATAATGCGTCATCGATCTGACGTCAGTCGCCTGCGCACCGCCGCGTCACACGTGTCTCTGTTTACTCAAAAACCCTTTTTCTTTCGACGCGCGCGCACCCCGGCCCCGGGCCGACttgtgttgtgtttgtgtgtgtgtgctaaATGTATTCTAACCAAGAGTAGGAGTAGGTATGTCGAAGAGTCCCAAAATCTTGCAGACCTCAGAAATAAGATAATTGTCGCTTTCGAGGAAGTGAAAAATTACATTGTggtgttaaataaattaaaatacaatgagTTGAAAGTGTTGTGACGTGCCAGACTTTGAGTAGATGTGTAGAAGGGACTCCACTTCGAACAATTTGATACTTCATCAATTGTTCATCACTTACAGTGATTGAGGAAGTGTGTGCTAATTAGGGAGTCGGCCATCTTTCTTGTCAGGCGAACGCGCGCTCCGCCGATAAAAAATCGAAAGCCgacctaatattttaaaatcgtgagtgattaaagttttaaagtgAAGCTAAAGTGTTGATAGTCCTGTGATATTGTTATCTCGGCGTGAAAACCGCGGAAACGTATTACAGTGATAGTTAATAGTTTAGTGAATCAGTGACACAAAACTACCCGCCATATTTCATTTATTGCAGGTCGTTACTTTATTAagtgtttttagtttattctacacaacacacacaccaCACCATTGACACCACACATGGGGCAAGCGCCGCGGTCCCCGCCTGTTCCGGCTCGCCGGCGCCGGCGGGGCCCGACCGCGGCGCCCCCGGGGGCCCCGGGGACCCGGCCGTCGATGGCGCAACACGCACCCGCCACCGCATGAGCGGCTCGGCGAGGAGGAGGCTACACAGGAGGAGGATGCGGGAGGAGGCAGCCAGACTGGCGGCGGTGCCCCTGGCCGACATCGCCGCTCGAGTCACGCCGTCCAGTGCTGCTGCGGGTCGCTCCAATGAGTATGACCGTGGCAGTGCTACCGTGACTCGGGGGCACACGGGGGGTTCGATGCCGGCAGGGGGGCGACCCCTCCCAACACCGGCCAGGCCGATTCCCGCCTCCTCCACGGCTACACACAAAGCCCCCACCTCTGTTGCACACCCGGGTGCGTCCCAAAAGGGATGCCCCAGGTTAGTGCCGGGTGGTGGGCAACCGAAGACCCCGGCGAACACCAGCGCACGGGTAAAACGCATGCGGTCCGACGAGAAGGTGTCTCCAGCGGAGGGGGGAACGAGAGGTCCCCCAAAGAGGGCCTGTCTCGCTCGGCCCAAGGACCCCCAATCAGCCAGCCTCAATTACGCGGGCGCTCTAAAAGCGCACTTGAACGCAGTAATCGTGGCAGCTGATTGGCGAGAACTGTCCCCGGACCAGATGACGATCATCTGGCGGGCAGTTGAGCTGAAACACAGTGAGGCTGTGAATGACCTCACCAGGGATGTAGTCCCCGCTTTTGACCATTTCCCCCAGCAACTTGCTCGCGGGGGACTTAAATTGAGGTGCTGCGACGACTACACCCTGGACTGGCTGAAGGAGACCGTCAGCAGCCTCCCCCCCTTATGGGATGGAGGCTGCCAGTTGAAGGTCGTCGCGGCGTCGGAGATGCCCTCCTTTATTAAGGGGGCCGTGTGGGTGCCTGACTACACTGAGGAGTCAGTAGAAGCCCTGCGGTTCCACCTTTCGAGGGTTAACCGACGCTGGGTCGACCTCAACAGTTGGCGGCTGTTCTCCTCCGATATTAGGGAGGTCGAGGGGGTGCGGTGTGCCCTGCTTATTTTTGGCATTCCGCAGCCCGAAGTAGAGCGCCTTGAGCTGAGGGAGAGGAAGCTGAGCTACAAGGTGGGCACAATACACGTCAGAGTGTCACAGGGCGGCGGTCAGGCAGCTGAAACAGCTGACGTGCTTGCGACCGCAGCCCCAAGTGCCCCCCCCGGGGACACGTGTGACGCGGTGACGGCGGTGGCGGACAAGCCGGAGTCCGGTCGCGAGCGCAGGTCTTCGGGGTCGAGTGCGGGCGAATGGTTGGGCCTCGGGGCCCTTGGCATTCGGTCGCCCTCGGCTCTGAGCTTGTCCTCGGCCACCGAGGAATATATGTTGGGGCGGGACGACGACCGGGCGACCACACCaacataaactttattaaatatgtatacacttacacatataatattaaatatatttataatatataatattacatctatataaaaaaaacaataaaacaaaaatgacgTCGATTAAAGTGATACAAGCGAATATTCAACATTCGTACACTGGGGCCGCGGCTCTGCGACGTAAACTAGAAGAAAACCCGACCACCATTGCGCTGGTCACGGAGCCTTTACTTAGGAGGGGTAAGCCGCTCGAACTTCATCAAGGTAATACTTTTTATTGTAACTCTTTCTCCACTGTAGATTGTAGTAAAATAAGAAGTctaatacttatacctaaatgTTACACtgctaataaaattacaaatctTTGCACTCCGGACTTAACCGTGGTGGGACTCACATTGGACGAGTCGCACGCGAGGCGGGTGTTGTATATCGCCTCGGCATACCTACCTGGGGACGGGTCAATGCCCCCGCCCGAGCTTATCTCTCTGGTCACGGAATGTAAGATAAACAATATCCCACTCATTATAGGTTGCGATGCAAATGCGCATAGCAGTCTATGGGGCTGTAGGGAAACTAATAAAAGGGGTAGGGATTTACTCGAGTTCCTATTATCTAATAATCTAAGTGTTCTGAATAGAGGGTCCGAGCCTACGTTTGTCACGGCTCGTGCTCAAACAATTCCAGATGTCACTATTACTAACAGTCAGGCGAGGGACATGGTGGTAGGCTGGAGGGTGCTTCCAGACGTGTCCTGTGCGGATCACAGATGGATATCTTTTAAGCTAACCTCAATAACACCCAAACCTAGGCAATATAGAAATCCGAGGAAAACAAACAGAGTCGAGT includes:
- the LOC119694105 gene encoding uncharacterized protein LOC119694105: MEVVVNELTDLLQSHANRDKVLSLASYVCKLWGSTSGREGLLRASARLVAARSTTRALDDAAVVKTFVQYGLGQKDGPFWGPLGVAGCASTLAYLQVDKLLWLIDCGLVTVSKDTDYKCRVAHKLFWALYSAIGLVRSIRELHKAAEELKSPKRRKCASARFTQASLFTSKLLCDVIHTVSYLPEGYLWGGRLSMPQASGAATVSAVLALVHHYHAKRLAPVS